The genomic region GGAAATTGATGATATCACCTATGAAAAAATAGATTTCAGCGATAATATTTCCAGACAGATATGCGAAGTTCTTCATAAAAATGATCTTCAGTCTGTAATTATTGAAGGAGGAAGCAATATACTTCAGCAATTCATTGATTCCGGATTATGGGACGAGGCTAGAATTTTTACTGGAAGTTCTGAGTTTCAAAAAGGAGTTAAAGCTCCAAAGATTAAAGGAAAGTTAGTTTCAGAAACAGATATTGAAGGAGACCGATTAAAAATTTACAAAAATGATCAAAGCGATAATATTTGATTTTGGAGATGTTTTTATCAACCTGGATAAGGACGGCACCAATAGAAAGTTAAGAGAAATGAATGTGGAGGACCTTCCTGAAGCAATCTCGGCTAAAAACCGCGAATACGAGCAGGGATTTGTAACCTCAGATGAGATCTCAGAACATTACAGAACACATTTTCCTCAAATAGAAAAAGAAGACTTCCTCGATTCCTGGAATTCAATTTTACTGGAGTTTCCGGAATATAGATTGAAATTTATCCAGAAGCTTTCAGAAGAAAAGGATTTCAAACTCATTTTGCTCAGCAATACCAATGAGAATCATATTGAACACATAAAAAATAAAGTCCCTTTTTATGAAGAATTTAAAAGCTGTTTTGATGCATTTTACCTTTCCTATGAAATAGGAATGCGCAAGCCAAATCCAGATATTTTTGAATTTGTCCTTGATGAAAATGAACTGGAACCTGAAGAATGTCTATTTATAGATGATACTCCAGAGAATATTGAAACAGCTTCCAGATTAGGTTTTCACACCTGGAATATTGAACCAACTCACGAAGATATTATCGACCTCTTTACGACTAAAAAAGATCTGTTTTGATATACCTACTTCTGAGTGTTCTATCTTCCACCATAATTTTTGTGGTATTCAGGTTATATAAAAAATTCGGTGTCAACACCCTACAGGCTATCATTGTAAATTATTTTATAGCCTGCACCGTTGGCTTTTTTGGATATATAGAAGGTTCAGATTTTACCCATGTCCCGAACGAATCATGGTTTCCAGGAGCTTTCATGCTCGGATTTCTTTTTATAGCCGTATTCAATCTTGCTGCTATTACCACACAAAAAAGCGGATTATCTGTGGTAGCAGTAGCAACTAAAATGTCTGTAGCTATTCCCGTGCTTTGCGGAATCTTTCTTTATAACGAAAGTACTGGTATTTTAAAAATCACCGGTATTCTCTTAGCCCTTGTAGCGGTATACCTCACCTCGATCAAGACTGAAGAAGGAATTAGTATCAAAAGCAAGAACCTTATTTTTCCATTGCTGGTCTTCCTGGGAAGCGGAATCATAGATACTAGTCTTAAATTCCTGGAAACCAACTATGTTTCTGAAACTGATGTAGGCCTATTTTCTTCAACCATTTTTGCTACTGCAGGTTTAATAGGTTCTATTATTTTAATTGCGCAGGCATTT from Gramella sp. MT6 harbors:
- a CDS encoding HAD family phosphatase; amino-acid sequence: MIKAIIFDFGDVFINLDKDGTNRKLREMNVEDLPEAISAKNREYEQGFVTSDEISEHYRTHFPQIEKEDFLDSWNSILLEFPEYRLKFIQKLSEEKDFKLILLSNTNENHIEHIKNKVPFYEEFKSCFDAFYLSYEIGMRKPNPDIFEFVLDENELEPEECLFIDDTPENIETASRLGFHTWNIEPTHEDIIDLFTTKKDLF
- a CDS encoding EamA/RhaT family transporter, with product MIYLLLSVLSSTIIFVVFRLYKKFGVNTLQAIIVNYFIACTVGFFGYIEGSDFTHVPNESWFPGAFMLGFLFIAVFNLAAITTQKSGLSVVAVATKMSVAIPVLCGIFLYNESTGILKITGILLALVAVYLTSIKTEEGISIKSKNLIFPLLVFLGSGIIDTSLKFLETNYVSETDVGLFSSTIFATAGLIGSIILIAQAFMGKLKITFKNILGGIALGIPNYFSIYFLVLALRTKGFDSSTIFTMNHVAIVTFSTLVGIILFKEKLIRKNWIGLGLAILSIILVANSAI